A single window of Streptomyces aquilus DNA harbors:
- a CDS encoding ATP-grasp domain-containing protein, giving the protein MSSPTYLVLNRYDDEFGEYHRFVEPGSCRLAYVTLPYGVPVLDADSALDLVVVDDLEFDTVLPIARRLVARYGAFDGVVGLSEYDVLTAARLRVALGVPGWRPDFVTAFRDKPRMKELVGAAGLRVPRFCDLDAGTTAEEIVGELGLPVILKPRDGWSSRGVVRADDAAALARALAEVDPAAYECEEYIEGRVLHVDGIRRGGKPHFVSASGYLNTCLDFLDGLPLGSVLLDPGPERDRVTGFADACLDALGLDDGPFHLELFATEQGELVFLEVGLRPGGAEVGFVHRDLFGIDLFGEAFRATLGLPPLKAAEEYDNTPGGGWVSVPEPRPLPCRVVSRTPLLGEVPEVYAEVLPDIGTVFDGTGGYDHIGGRFRLRGVDHATVREAALTVMRTYRVVAEPVPQKQGD; this is encoded by the coding sequence TTGAGTAGCCCCACCTATCTGGTTCTCAACCGGTACGACGACGAGTTCGGCGAGTACCACCGGTTCGTCGAGCCCGGCAGCTGCCGACTGGCGTACGTGACGCTCCCGTACGGCGTGCCGGTCCTGGACGCCGACAGTGCTCTGGACCTGGTCGTCGTCGACGACCTGGAGTTCGACACCGTCCTGCCGATCGCCCGCCGCCTCGTGGCGCGGTACGGCGCGTTCGACGGTGTGGTGGGGCTGTCGGAGTACGACGTGCTCACCGCGGCGCGGCTGCGCGTCGCGCTGGGCGTGCCCGGCTGGCGGCCCGACTTCGTCACGGCGTTCCGTGACAAGCCGCGGATGAAGGAGCTGGTCGGTGCCGCCGGGCTGCGGGTGCCGAGGTTCTGTGATCTGGACGCCGGGACGACGGCCGAGGAGATCGTCGGTGAGCTCGGGCTGCCGGTGATCCTCAAGCCGCGCGACGGCTGGTCCTCGCGCGGGGTGGTGCGGGCGGACGACGCGGCGGCGCTGGCGCGTGCGCTGGCCGAGGTCGATCCGGCGGCGTACGAGTGCGAGGAGTACATCGAGGGCCGGGTCCTGCATGTCGACGGCATCCGGCGCGGCGGGAAACCGCACTTCGTCAGCGCCTCCGGCTATCTCAACACCTGCCTGGACTTCCTCGACGGCCTGCCGCTCGGCTCGGTGCTGCTCGACCCGGGGCCGGAGCGGGACCGGGTGACCGGCTTCGCCGACGCCTGCCTCGACGCGCTGGGCCTGGACGACGGGCCCTTCCATCTGGAGCTGTTCGCCACCGAGCAGGGGGAGTTGGTCTTCCTGGAGGTGGGCCTGCGGCCCGGCGGCGCCGAGGTCGGGTTCGTGCACCGCGACCTGTTCGGCATCGACCTGTTCGGCGAGGCGTTCCGCGCCACGCTCGGCCTGCCGCCGCTGAAGGCCGCCGAGGAGTACGACAACACGCCGGGCGGCGGCTGGGTCAGCGTGCCCGAACCGCGTCCGCTGCCCTGCCGGGTGGTGTCCAGGACACCGCTGCTGGGCGAGGTCCCGGAGGTCTACGCGGAGGTCCTGCCGGACATCGGCACGGTCTTCGACGGCACCGGCGGCTACGACCACATCGGCGGCCGGTTCCGGCTGCGCGGCGTGGATCACGCGACCGTGCGCGAAGCGGCGCTGACGGTCATGCGGACCTACCGGGTCGTCGCCGAACCGGTACCGCAGAAGCAGGGCGACTAA
- the gntA gene encoding guanitoxin biosynthesis heme-dependent pre-guanitoxin N-hydroxylase GntA, with protein sequence MLGTSRRPTGEVGEGSAENPPADAAEPATENPSERAAAQLTEKLLGPEFSCVAGKSAQLRGTLVHRHFGRLADPGTTTELHAALADFAARREDIDPLMATFAATFSGPADTDETEFEELLWKQLQDLHDLDTGVFPWDPSVDPDPASERFGFSVGGHAFFVVGLHPGASRITRRFPQPTLVFNSHLQFGRLKEKGIYQRIQGQVRERELELQGSLNPNLSEFGAASEAAQYSGRPVPEGWTCPFHPAPTAFTADRDPVASEESSTP encoded by the coding sequence GTGCTTGGCACCAGCCGTCGTCCGACGGGGGAAGTCGGGGAGGGGTCGGCGGAGAACCCGCCGGCCGATGCCGCGGAACCAGCGACGGAGAACCCGTCCGAGCGGGCCGCGGCGCAACTGACGGAGAAATTGCTGGGGCCGGAGTTCTCCTGTGTGGCGGGCAAGAGCGCGCAGCTGCGCGGCACGCTCGTGCACCGTCACTTCGGCCGGCTCGCCGACCCCGGGACGACCACCGAACTGCACGCGGCGCTCGCCGACTTCGCCGCACGCCGTGAGGACATCGACCCGCTGATGGCGACGTTCGCCGCGACCTTCTCGGGACCGGCGGACACGGACGAGACGGAGTTCGAGGAGCTGCTGTGGAAGCAGCTCCAGGACCTGCACGACCTGGACACCGGGGTGTTTCCCTGGGACCCGTCGGTCGATCCCGACCCGGCGTCGGAGCGGTTCGGCTTCAGCGTCGGCGGCCACGCCTTCTTCGTGGTCGGCCTGCACCCGGGCGCCTCCCGGATCACCCGCCGCTTCCCGCAGCCCACCCTCGTCTTCAACTCCCACCTCCAGTTCGGGCGGTTGAAGGAGAAGGGCATCTACCAGCGCATCCAGGGCCAGGTCAGGGAGCGGGAGCTGGAGCTCCAGGGCTCACTCAACCCCAACCTGTCCGAGTTCGGGGCCGCGTCCGAGGCCGCGCAGTACTCGGGCCGCCCCGTCCCGGAGGGCTGGACGTGCCCCTTCCATCCCGCCCCGACGGCCTTTACGGCGGACCGTGACCCGGTCGCCTCTGAGGAGAGCAGCACCCCATGA
- a CDS encoding SDR family NAD(P)-dependent oxidoreductase, whose amino-acid sequence MTKWTVITGGTAGIGRAVAERFLKEGLPVAVLARRVERLDDLVAAFGPELIRVERADVRDGDSVALAVDALLADGGEIAALVNNAGLSLGLGALHDGAVEDWDTMIDTNVSGVLHGIRAVLPAMRRTGAGHIINLGSLAAEYPFFGGNVYAATKAFVHHLSANLRVDVQGTGIRVTCIAPGMVRSEFALVRFKGDQDRADALYDGIRPLAPEDVADTVLWAHRTPAHVNVNYVELMSIDQPFGLSLTRPAPAQRKETP is encoded by the coding sequence ATGACCAAATGGACCGTGATCACCGGCGGTACGGCCGGGATCGGGCGGGCGGTGGCGGAGCGGTTCCTCAAGGAGGGGCTGCCGGTGGCCGTGCTCGCCCGGCGCGTGGAGCGACTCGACGACCTGGTGGCCGCGTTCGGGCCCGAACTGATCCGCGTCGAGCGGGCCGACGTACGCGACGGCGACTCGGTCGCCCTGGCCGTCGACGCGCTGCTCGCGGACGGCGGCGAGATCGCCGCGCTCGTCAACAACGCCGGGCTGTCGCTCGGCCTCGGCGCCCTGCACGACGGGGCCGTCGAGGACTGGGACACCATGATCGACACCAATGTCTCGGGTGTCCTGCACGGCATCCGGGCCGTGCTGCCGGCGATGCGCCGCACCGGCGCCGGGCACATCATCAACCTCGGCTCGCTGGCCGCGGAGTACCCCTTCTTCGGCGGCAACGTGTACGCGGCCACCAAGGCGTTCGTCCACCACCTGTCCGCCAACCTCCGCGTCGACGTGCAGGGCACCGGCATCCGCGTGACCTGTATCGCCCCCGGCATGGTGCGCAGCGAGTTCGCGCTGGTCCGCTTCAAGGGCGACCAGGACCGCGCCGACGCGCTCTACGACGGCATCCGCCCGCTCGCGCCCGAGGACGTCGCCGACACCGTGCTGTGGGCCCATCGCACCCCGGCGCACGTCAACGTCAACTACGTCGAACTCATGTCCATTGACCAGCCGTTCGGTCTCTCGCTGACCCGTCCGGCACCGGCACAGCGAAAGGAAACGCCGTGA
- a CDS encoding inosamine-phosphate amidinotransferase 1 translates to MSSVRSFNDFGQLEEIVIGSAEHFHIPDADASLRHFFGLPEDHTGDQVTEADLARIIDETQEDLQALADTLTSFGVTVRRPAPAVHGSPLTVADWTTTANHSLMPRDCLLVVGENIIEAPMPVRARYTETFPFRGLLSEYFASGANWLAAPRPRLADATYAYEGDTPVLAEIEPLFDAANLLRAGSDLFFNVSNTGNRTGAAWLRRVLGSEFTVHEISICDDHVGTTLHILRPGVLLANAGRLTPETIPAPLRNWKIIWFDEPEDDGYGLTWPRASTWIGMNILSVNEETVIVPARQTELARQLEKEGFTAVPVPYRHGRTFGGGFHCCSLDVRRQGSLESYV, encoded by the coding sequence GTGAGCTCCGTCAGGTCGTTCAACGACTTCGGACAGCTTGAGGAGATCGTGATCGGAAGTGCCGAGCACTTCCACATCCCGGACGCGGACGCCTCGCTGCGCCACTTCTTCGGGCTGCCCGAGGACCACACCGGCGACCAGGTCACCGAGGCCGACCTGGCCCGGATCATCGACGAGACCCAGGAGGACCTCCAGGCGCTCGCCGACACCCTGACCTCCTTCGGCGTCACCGTCCGCCGCCCGGCCCCGGCCGTCCACGGCTCCCCGCTGACCGTCGCCGACTGGACCACCACCGCCAACCACTCGCTGATGCCCCGCGACTGCCTCCTGGTGGTCGGCGAGAACATCATCGAGGCGCCGATGCCGGTCCGCGCCCGCTACACCGAGACCTTCCCGTTCCGCGGCCTGCTCTCCGAGTACTTCGCCTCCGGCGCCAACTGGCTCGCCGCCCCGCGCCCCCGCCTCGCCGACGCGACCTACGCCTACGAGGGCGACACCCCCGTACTCGCCGAGATCGAGCCGCTGTTCGACGCCGCGAACCTGCTGCGTGCGGGCAGCGATCTGTTCTTCAACGTCAGCAACACCGGCAACCGCACCGGCGCCGCCTGGCTGCGCCGGGTGCTCGGGTCCGAGTTCACCGTCCACGAGATCTCGATCTGCGACGACCACGTGGGCACCACCCTGCACATCCTGCGCCCCGGCGTGCTCCTGGCCAACGCCGGCCGGCTCACCCCGGAGACCATCCCGGCACCGCTGCGGAACTGGAAGATCATCTGGTTCGACGAGCCCGAGGACGACGGCTACGGCCTCACTTGGCCGCGCGCCTCCACCTGGATCGGCATGAACATCCTCTCCGTCAACGAGGAGACGGTGATCGTCCCGGCCCGCCAGACCGAACTGGCCCGCCAGCTGGAGAAGGAGGGCTTCACCGCCGTACCCGTGCCCTACCGCCACGGGCGCACCTTCGGCGGCGGCTTCCACTGCTGCTCCCTGGACGTACGCCGCCAGGGTTCGCTCGAGTCGTACGTGTAG
- a CDS encoding GNAT family N-acetyltransferase, with the protein MAINLNTSKVVDVQLSRGGEEFVDVRFRRARAEDAEAMYRLSLPFMDTGQLLVRERALFETLSEDFRVLEADGEVVGCAGLRGFDALAEIYNVAVDEKRHGLGLGRLLLASMVGAAHAEGFAEVLVFSKTTSAWFARYGFEPVDPALLPAARLALVDPARESVALGRATVGGYDGVEVLAALTELRVTFDRSAAEFGWDGSYDSLLPFADDNGVETKSLCWAGVCGTCAVRLKRGTVRYHVPPQGDPDEGEVLLCISQPVTDLVLDL; encoded by the coding sequence ATGGCCATCAACCTGAACACCAGCAAGGTGGTCGACGTCCAACTCAGCCGTGGCGGCGAGGAGTTCGTCGACGTCCGGTTCCGCCGGGCGCGCGCCGAGGACGCCGAGGCGATGTACCGGCTGTCGCTGCCCTTCATGGACACCGGTCAGCTCCTCGTGCGCGAGCGCGCGCTGTTCGAGACCCTCTCCGAGGACTTCCGGGTCCTGGAGGCCGACGGCGAGGTCGTCGGCTGCGCGGGCCTGCGCGGCTTCGACGCGCTCGCCGAGATCTACAACGTCGCCGTCGACGAGAAGCGGCACGGCCTCGGCCTCGGCCGGCTGCTGCTGGCCAGCATGGTCGGCGCGGCCCACGCGGAGGGGTTCGCGGAGGTGCTCGTCTTCTCCAAGACCACCTCCGCGTGGTTCGCCCGCTACGGCTTCGAGCCCGTCGACCCGGCCCTGCTGCCCGCCGCCCGCCTCGCCCTGGTCGACCCCGCCCGCGAGTCCGTCGCCCTGGGCCGCGCCACCGTCGGCGGCTACGACGGCGTCGAGGTCCTGGCGGCACTGACCGAGCTCCGGGTCACCTTCGACCGCAGCGCCGCCGAGTTCGGCTGGGACGGCTCCTACGACTCCCTGCTGCCGTTCGCCGACGACAACGGCGTGGAGACCAAGTCGCTGTGCTGGGCGGGCGTCTGCGGCACGTGCGCCGTACGCCTGAAGCGCGGCACCGTCCGCTACCACGTGCCGCCGCAGGGCGACCCCGACGAGGGGGAGGTGCTGCTGTGCATCTCGCAGCCGGTGACCGACCTGGTGCTGGACCTGTGA
- a CDS encoding MOSC domain-containing protein, whose amino-acid sequence MSPAPKAVQLWRYPVKSMGGEQTDRLFLGPSGVVGDREFAVVVAATDRVLTAKREPRLLDATARRHEAGAELTLPDGRRFTTADPDADAILSDWLGQAVGLRRQTGRVHTVEEYRKDPAEPSSLSTFDLPAGKFVDEAPVHLLSEGALRTAGARHPDGTWDVRRFRPNVLLSAPEHGPAEDAFLGTRTAIGNVLLDVTEPTQRCVMVTQPQRNLPKDREILRSLVRASAGTFGVYATVARPGTVLLGDTLAADGVTARELVR is encoded by the coding sequence GTGAGCCCGGCACCGAAGGCCGTGCAGCTGTGGCGCTACCCGGTGAAGTCCATGGGCGGCGAGCAGACGGACCGGCTCTTCCTCGGCCCCAGCGGGGTGGTCGGCGACCGTGAGTTCGCGGTGGTGGTCGCGGCCACCGACCGCGTGCTCACCGCCAAACGGGAACCCCGGCTGCTGGACGCCACCGCCCGCCGTCACGAGGCCGGGGCCGAACTGACCCTGCCCGACGGGCGGCGGTTCACCACCGCCGACCCGGACGCGGACGCGATCCTCAGCGACTGGCTCGGCCAGGCCGTGGGGCTGCGCCGCCAGACCGGCCGGGTGCACACGGTCGAGGAGTACCGCAAGGACCCGGCCGAGCCGTCGTCCCTGTCCACCTTCGACCTGCCCGCCGGCAAGTTCGTCGACGAGGCCCCGGTCCACCTGCTGAGCGAGGGCGCCCTGCGCACGGCCGGCGCCCGCCACCCCGACGGCACCTGGGACGTCCGCCGCTTCCGCCCCAACGTCCTGCTGAGCGCGCCGGAGCACGGACCGGCCGAGGACGCCTTCCTCGGCACCCGCACCGCCATCGGCAACGTCCTCCTGGACGTCACCGAGCCCACCCAGCGCTGCGTGATGGTGACCCAGCCGCAGCGGAACCTGCCCAAGGACCGCGAGATCCTGCGCTCCCTCGTGCGGGCCTCGGCCGGCACCTTCGGCGTCTACGCCACGGTCGCCCGCCCCGGCACCGTCCTGCTCGGCGACACCCTCGCCGCGGACGGCGTCACAGCGAGGGAGCTGGTGCGATGA
- a CDS encoding MFS transporter encodes MSELSVPDAPDATDAEDKKAVQGEGMGREFRLLWSADLIATLGDGALVAAIPLLAKSLTSDPSLVAGVATARTLPWLLLALIGGAIVDRFDRRRLMVGAQAAQVALVVVVAVIATFDLAQIWMLYVLAFGVGCAEILFTGASQALVPTLVKSDHLEAANGRLVATASVSREFAGPPLGAALFAFAIPLPFWLNAIAFFVSLLLLSRIRATGRPPRPEQPTAMRTEIAEGLRWLAKNRLPRTLTLIAGSGNFCESMALATLVLFSHDVLGIGDRGYGLLLAAMAIGGVIGGLVSNRVVDRFGARQVAIGVQVVCPLAWLAIGLVGRDPVTVVALFTLFSIALSMWNVVSWSVRQRLIPNELMGRVSGAGRMFAFGAMPLGALVGGFVADWLGLVAPWIIGGILSLLVAAFALPALRKWDGE; translated from the coding sequence ATGAGCGAGTTGTCCGTGCCGGACGCGCCCGACGCGACGGACGCCGAGGACAAGAAGGCCGTCCAGGGCGAGGGCATGGGCCGGGAGTTCCGGCTCCTGTGGTCGGCCGACCTGATCGCCACCCTCGGCGACGGCGCGCTCGTGGCGGCGATCCCGCTGCTGGCCAAGTCGCTCACCAGCGACCCCAGCCTGGTCGCCGGGGTCGCCACCGCCCGCACCCTGCCCTGGCTGCTGCTGGCCCTGATCGGCGGTGCGATCGTGGACCGCTTCGACCGGCGCCGGCTCATGGTCGGCGCGCAGGCCGCGCAGGTGGCCCTGGTCGTGGTGGTCGCCGTCATCGCCACCTTCGACCTGGCGCAGATCTGGATGCTCTACGTGCTGGCCTTCGGAGTGGGCTGCGCGGAGATCCTGTTCACCGGCGCCAGCCAGGCCCTGGTGCCGACTCTGGTGAAGTCGGACCATCTGGAAGCAGCCAACGGACGCCTGGTGGCGACCGCCTCGGTTTCCCGAGAATTTGCCGGGCCGCCGTTGGGCGCCGCCCTGTTCGCGTTCGCTATTCCGCTGCCGTTCTGGCTGAATGCGATCGCGTTCTTCGTGTCGTTGCTGTTGTTGTCTCGAATCCGCGCCACCGGCCGGCCGCCCCGCCCCGAGCAGCCGACCGCGATGCGCACCGAGATCGCCGAGGGACTGCGCTGGCTGGCCAAGAACCGGCTGCCGCGCACCCTCACGCTCATCGCCGGCTCCGGCAACTTCTGCGAGTCGATGGCCCTGGCCACGCTGGTGCTCTTCTCCCACGACGTCCTCGGCATCGGCGACCGCGGCTACGGTCTGCTGCTGGCCGCGATGGCCATCGGCGGGGTGATCGGCGGGCTGGTCAGCAACCGGGTCGTGGACCGCTTCGGGGCCCGGCAGGTGGCCATCGGCGTGCAGGTCGTGTGCCCCCTGGCCTGGCTGGCGATCGGCCTGGTCGGACGCGATCCGGTCACCGTGGTCGCCCTGTTCACGCTCTTCTCGATCGCGCTGTCGATGTGGAACGTCGTGTCCTGGTCGGTACGTCAGCGGCTCATCCCGAACGAGCTGATGGGACGGGTCAGCGGCGCCGGGCGGATGTTCGCCTTCGGCGCGATGCCGCTGGGCGCGCTGGTCGGCGGATTCGTCGCGGACTGGCTGGGACTCGTCGCTCCCTGGATCATCGGCGGCATCCTGTCCCTGCTCGTCGCGGCGTTTGCACTCCCCGCTCTCCGCAAATGGGACGGTGAGTGA
- a CDS encoding PLP-dependent aminotransferase family protein, which produces MRDDVAQKVNADQLARLLGDWRQGTAYMDLAQALKALILDGRLSVAARIPAERTLAAAWGISRNTVASAYQRLREEGYLRSRQGAGSYAALPDGAERAPRALSWVPGQAVDTHIDLTCASLPAPEPAFSLAVADIATRMARHSDGHGYDLVGLPALRQAIADHYTARGVRTTADQIMVTVGAHHAWGLLLRLLVRPREPVLIDSPTYPNALEAIRSHGARPVPVGLDDAGWDIDLVESALRQPRPAVAYLMPDFHNPTGLVMPEPARRAVVDAALRSGTYVVVDETLSEVNLDAGPLPPPMAAYGRPGAVISIGSLSKTVWAGLRVGWVRASKSVISRLVAVRGPSDPGNPLVQQLIACRLFEMYDELLRARSAELIAQRTALTDVLRAQLPQWRFTVPRGGLCLWVDLGAQISTKLSLAAGRHGVQVLPGPRFGADGTLENRLRLPFALDADTLTTGVARLREAFDEVMAEQTATPRTWNRTRIPVPALPATRVNPTERLPR; this is translated from the coding sequence ATGAGGGACGACGTCGCCCAAAAGGTGAACGCGGACCAATTGGCAAGACTGCTCGGCGACTGGCGACAGGGCACCGCGTACATGGACCTGGCGCAGGCGCTCAAAGCACTGATCCTGGACGGCCGCCTCTCGGTGGCGGCCAGGATCCCGGCCGAACGAACCCTGGCCGCGGCCTGGGGCATCAGCAGGAACACCGTGGCCTCGGCCTACCAGCGGCTGCGCGAGGAGGGCTATCTGCGCAGCCGGCAGGGCGCGGGAAGCTACGCGGCCCTGCCCGACGGCGCCGAACGGGCGCCGCGGGCCCTGTCCTGGGTGCCGGGGCAGGCCGTCGACACGCACATCGACCTCACCTGCGCGTCACTGCCCGCACCGGAACCGGCGTTCAGCCTCGCGGTGGCCGACATCGCCACCCGCATGGCCCGCCACTCCGACGGCCACGGCTACGACCTCGTCGGGCTGCCCGCCCTGCGGCAGGCCATCGCCGACCACTACACGGCACGCGGGGTGCGCACCACCGCCGACCAGATCATGGTCACCGTCGGCGCCCACCACGCCTGGGGGCTGCTGCTCCGGCTCCTCGTCCGGCCCCGGGAACCGGTCCTCATCGACAGCCCGACCTACCCCAACGCCCTGGAGGCCATCCGCAGCCACGGTGCCCGGCCGGTGCCGGTCGGCCTGGACGACGCCGGCTGGGACATCGACCTCGTCGAGAGCGCCCTGCGCCAACCCCGGCCCGCCGTCGCCTACTTGATGCCCGACTTCCACAACCCCACCGGCCTGGTCATGCCCGAGCCCGCACGCCGTGCCGTCGTCGACGCGGCGCTGCGCAGCGGCACCTACGTGGTCGTGGACGAGACGCTCTCCGAGGTCAACCTCGACGCGGGCCCGCTGCCGCCGCCGATGGCCGCGTACGGCAGACCCGGCGCCGTCATCAGCATCGGTTCGCTCAGCAAGACCGTCTGGGCCGGGCTCCGGGTCGGCTGGGTGCGCGCCTCCAAGTCGGTCATCTCCCGCCTGGTCGCCGTCCGCGGCCCGAGCGACCCCGGCAATCCCCTGGTCCAGCAGCTCATCGCCTGCCGGCTCTTCGAGATGTACGACGAGCTCCTGCGCGCCCGCAGCGCGGAACTGATCGCCCAGCGCACCGCCCTGACCGACGTGCTGCGCGCTCAGCTGCCGCAGTGGCGGTTCACGGTGCCGCGCGGCGGACTGTGCCTGTGGGTGGATCTCGGCGCGCAGATCAGCACCAAGCTCTCGCTGGCCGCCGGGCGGCACGGCGTCCAGGTGCTGCCCGGCCCGCGGTTCGGCGCCGACGGCACCCTGGAGAACCGACTCCGCCTCCCCTTCGCCCTGGACGCGGACACCCTGACCACCGGGGTGGCCCGCCTCCGCGAGGCCTTCGACGAGGTCATGGCCGAGCAGACGGCCACACCCCGCACCTGGAACCGCACCCGCATCCCCGTCCCCGCGCTTCCCGCTACGCGCGTCAACCCCACCGAAAGGCTGCCGCGATGA
- a CDS encoding maleylpyruvate isomerase N-terminal domain-containing protein, whose translation MSRITGAYLDAADVAVDLLNHPALAARWKEPSALDEWSVGGLAGHLAWQVFFLPAVLDEPAPTQPVIGLDDYYARVRWIDAGLHDEANARIRRGGEDAGAEGVRALADRAADTVRALRTRLPAEPDRAVRLPVWGDYALSLDDFLTTRLMELVVHTDDLAFSAGIPTPELPGPAVEATVGLLTRLALRRHGQSAVLRALSRAERAPAGITAF comes from the coding sequence ATGAGCCGCATCACCGGCGCGTACCTCGATGCCGCCGACGTGGCGGTGGATCTGCTCAACCACCCTGCGCTGGCTGCTCGTTGGAAGGAGCCGAGCGCGCTCGACGAGTGGAGCGTCGGCGGGCTCGCCGGGCATCTCGCCTGGCAGGTCTTCTTCCTTCCGGCCGTCCTCGACGAACCCGCCCCCACCCAGCCGGTCATCGGCCTCGACGACTACTACGCCCGCGTCCGCTGGATCGACGCCGGTCTCCACGACGAGGCCAACGCCCGTATCCGACGCGGCGGTGAGGACGCCGGCGCCGAGGGCGTGCGGGCGCTGGCCGACCGGGCCGCCGACACCGTACGCGCCCTGCGCACCCGGCTGCCCGCCGAGCCCGACCGGGCCGTACGGCTGCCGGTGTGGGGCGACTACGCGCTGAGCCTCGACGACTTCCTGACGACCCGTCTGATGGAACTGGTCGTGCACACGGACGACTTGGCGTTCAGCGCCGGCATCCCGACCCCCGAGCTGCCCGGACCCGCCGTCGAGGCGACCGTCGGCCTGCTGACCCGGCTGGCGCTGCGCCGTCACGGCCAGTCCGCCGTACTGCGCGCCCTCAGCCGCGCGGAACGGGCCCCGGCCGGCATCACGGCGTTCTGA
- the argB gene encoding acetylglutamate kinase, with protein MDGIPDLRPFRDRTVVVKLGGSAMADRDLLRTFAQDVARLHRAGVRLVVAHGGGPQINAHLEKLGLPVTFTAGLRVTTPETMDVVRMVLAGQVQRDLVGLLNENGPLAVGITGEDARLLTAAKRLAVLDGDEVDIGLVGDVTDVDTHVLRALTDSGLVPLVTGIGRGTDGQVYNINADSAAAALAAGLRADHLVILTDVPGLYADWPRRDRIVERLTVTRAAELLPDLSGGMAPKLESCLRAVRAGVGRAQLLDGRVPHALLYGSFGTGHTGTSVVPDPPHTPLNHLEDDTCASSPPRPPSASVCTTSGSGS; from the coding sequence ATGGACGGCATCCCTGACCTTCGTCCCTTCCGAGACCGCACCGTCGTCGTCAAGCTCGGCGGCAGCGCCATGGCGGACCGGGACCTGCTGCGCACCTTCGCCCAGGACGTCGCCCGGCTGCACCGCGCCGGCGTCCGGCTGGTCGTGGCGCACGGCGGCGGCCCGCAGATCAACGCGCACCTGGAGAAGCTCGGCCTGCCCGTCACCTTCACGGCCGGCCTGCGCGTCACCACCCCCGAGACCATGGACGTGGTCCGGATGGTGCTGGCCGGCCAGGTGCAACGCGATCTCGTGGGCCTGCTCAACGAGAACGGCCCGCTCGCCGTCGGCATCACCGGCGAGGACGCCCGGCTGCTCACCGCCGCCAAGCGGCTCGCCGTCCTGGACGGCGACGAGGTCGACATCGGCCTCGTCGGCGACGTCACCGACGTCGACACCCACGTCCTGCGCGCCCTCACCGACAGCGGTCTGGTCCCGCTGGTCACCGGCATCGGCCGCGGCACGGACGGACAGGTCTACAACATCAACGCCGACAGCGCCGCCGCCGCCCTCGCGGCCGGCCTGCGCGCCGACCACCTCGTGATCCTCACCGACGTACCGGGCCTGTACGCCGACTGGCCGCGCCGGGACCGGATCGTCGAACGCCTGACCGTCACCCGGGCGGCGGAACTGCTGCCCGACCTGTCCGGCGGCATGGCCCCGAAACTGGAGAGCTGTCTGCGGGCCGTCCGGGCCGGGGTCGGCCGCGCCCAACTCCTCGACGGCAGGGTGCCGCACGCCCTGCTGTACGGCTCCTTCGGCACCGGGCACACCGGGACCTCCGTCGTGCCCGATCCTCCCCACACCCCGCTGAACCACCTGGAAGACGACACATGCGCCTCATCACCTCCCCGTCCGCCCTCCGCCTCGGTCTGCACCACGTCCGGGTCTGGAAGCTGA
- a CDS encoding SDR family NAD(P)-dependent oxidoreductase — translation MTTALITGSTAGIGAAFARRLAADGHDLVLVARDTKRLREQATELHDRHGVEAEVLTADLATDDGIESVAERLSDRRRPVDLLVNNAGFGNKGRYLDVSMADELRMLKVHCEAVLRLTSAAAEGMRERGRGGVVNVASVAAFVPRGTYGASKAWVVQFTQGAAKDLAGSGVRLMALAPGFVRTEFHERAGMGTDNIPGWMWLDADKLVASALGDLARGKTLSIPDPRYKALMGVVKVVPRGLLGGISSKTGRKYGPQ, via the coding sequence ATGACAACGGCATTGATTACGGGATCGACCGCGGGCATCGGTGCCGCGTTCGCACGACGGCTGGCGGCTGACGGGCACGACCTGGTGCTGGTGGCCCGCGACACCAAGCGGCTGCGCGAGCAGGCCACCGAGCTGCACGACCGGCACGGCGTGGAGGCGGAGGTCCTCACCGCGGACCTGGCCACCGACGACGGCATCGAGTCGGTCGCCGAGCGGCTCTCCGACCGCCGCCGCCCCGTCGACCTGCTGGTCAACAACGCCGGCTTCGGCAACAAGGGCCGCTATCTCGACGTCTCCATGGCCGACGAGCTGCGGATGCTCAAGGTGCACTGCGAGGCGGTGCTGCGGCTGACGTCGGCCGCGGCGGAGGGGATGCGGGAGCGCGGGCGGGGCGGTGTCGTCAATGTCGCGTCCGTGGCCGCCTTCGTGCCGCGCGGGACGTACGGCGCCTCCAAGGCGTGGGTCGTGCAGTTCACGCAGGGGGCGGCCAAGGATCTCGCGGGCAGCGGGGTGCGGTTGATGGCGCTGGCCCCCGGGTTCGTGCGTACCGAGTTCCATGAGCGGGCCGGGATGGGGACGGACAACATCCCCGGGTGGATGTGGCTCGACGCGGACAAGCTGGTGGCGTCCGCGCTCGGCGACCTTGCCCGGGGGAAGACGTTGTCGATCCCCGACCCCCGGTACAAGGCGCTGATGGGCGTGGTGAAGGTGGTGCCGCGCGGGCTGCTCGGCGGGATCAGCTCGAAGACGGGGCGGAAGTACGGCCCGCAATAG